DNA from Sulfurimonas xiamenensis:
GGTTTGGAGAAAGAGGTGCTTATAGAAGTAAAACCTATTGATGAAATGAACTATAAAGAGGATGAGACAAAATTTAGGCACAGACTTAGAGAATCTTGGGAATACTCGAGAGATATTTTTAAAAAAATCTATCTCTATGTGATCATCGGTGTTGGAATCGGAGCATTTATCCATGGTTATATTCCTGCTGATTTTATAGCATTATATGCCGGCGGAGACATCTGGTATGCACCTATAGTAAGTGTTGTAATGGGAATACCGATGTACTCAAATGCCGCGGGAATATTGCCTTTAGTAGAGGTCTTGACATCAAAAGGGATGCTGCTTGGGACAGCTCTTAGTTTTATGATGGCAGTTGTTGCTCTAAGCCTTCCGGAAGCCATGATACTAAAAAGAGTTTTATCAACAAAACTAATAGCGATATTTTTTGCCATTGTTGGATTTGAGATACTTTTAGTAGGTTATTTATTTAATGCAATTTTACAATAAAGGAGAAAAAATGAAAATTGAGATACTGGGCACAGGGTGTGCAAAATGTAAAACACTTGAGGAAGCTGCAAAGCAGGCTGTAGCAAAAATCGGCGGGTTTCACAGTGTAGAGAAAGTTGAAGATATTGTAAAAATAATGAATTATAATGTTATAAGCACACCTGCTCTTGTTGTTGACAATGTTGTAAAAAGCAGCGGAAAAGTTTTAAGTGTTGATGAGATTGTAAAGATACTTAAGGAGTCTTAAAAAAACACTCTTAATGACTTATGCAATAACAATCGTTTGTCTGCATATATTTCGTTGTTTCAGGCTGAATAATCACATGTGTAACCCCGAAATTCTCTTTAAGACTGAAGCGGATGTTTTCAATTAGATGCTCAATCTCTTCAAGAGATTTACTCGATTTGAGTACTATATGAGCAGAAAAATATTTATCTTTTGATGATGGCAGAGTTAAATGGATATCATGCACGGCACATATTTCTTCAAAAGACAAAAGAAGTTCTTCATACTCTTTTGTTCCATTTATATTTGCATCTATTAAACTCAAAAAACTTTTTTTTAAAACTTTAAAACTGCTTATTAATATATATGTGCCAAAAACAAAAGTCAAAAGAGGATCAATATAAAGAACTTGAAAATAAAGCGTCATAACGGCTCCTAAAACTACTCCAAGAGAGATTACTGCATCTCCAAACATATGCAGATATGCAGCTTTTACATTTAAATCTTCATGATGGTGTTCGTGAGAGTGCAAATCAGGATTGTCTCTAAGAAGATAAGCACTGATACTATTTACAACCAAAGCTACAGACGCGACAACTATCACACTCTTTGCATCTATAAGCACCGGATTCATAAATCTTATAGCAGCCTCATATAAAACATAAATCATAGTAATACATAAAAAAAGTGAATTTACAAATGCTGCCATCATTTCGAAGCGAATATATCCGAATGTCATCTTTGAAGTAGCAGATTTAAGTGCATAATAAGATGCTATGAGCGCTACAAAAAGAGCCAAAACATCACCAAGATTATGAACTGCATCCGTAATCAATGCAAGTGAATTTGAGATAAAACCAAATATAAATTCCAAAACAACTATGATTATATTTAACATAGCAACAAACATAATTTTTTTAGATTTTAAATCTGAATATCTCATCATAAACCTTTTTTTTTAACTTTTGTGTTTATTTTACAATAAAATTCACACTATAAATATTATTAGGCAATGAAAATATTTTTAGATAAAATATTTATACCAATTGCAATTATAAAGGGGAGATTCTTTGAAAATAGTTCACTTTAGCGACACTCACTTGGGCTTTAACGACCTTGAAGTTTTAAACGACGAGAACATCAACCAGAGGGAAGCCGATTTTTACGACGCTTTTGCTCAGGTCGTAGAACAGATAAAAGAGATAAAACCAGATTATATTATCCACACAGGCGATCTGTTTCACCGCTCAAGCCCCTCAAACCGCGCTATCACTTTTGCACTTGAACAGTTCAAAATCATAGACTCTCTTGATATCCCTTTTATCCTCATAGCGGGAAACCACTCAACACCCAGAACAAACCTAAGTTCGCCTATACTAAAGATATTTGACAACTTTAAAAATATATATGCGGCATATAATCAAGAGTATAAAAAGATAGAGTTTGAGCACATAATATTTCACGCCCTGCCCCACATGAACGACGAAACAAAAGCGCTCTCACAGATAGAACTCTGCGAAGAAAGCATAGACAAAAGCAAGAAAAATATTATGATGATGCACTGTTCCGTGGGTGCTTTTTATCTTATGAACGAGTTTGGCGAGTGGGTCTATCCGAGTGATAAAGAGTATATCTTTAAGATGATGGACTATGTTGCACTCGGGCATTGGCACGGTTTTGGAAAGGTCGGCAAGCATGAAAATGTCTACTACAGCGGCTCGACAGAGAGAACGAGCCTAAATGACAAACGAAACTCAAAAGGCTTTGCAGAGATAAATCTATACGACGAACTGCAGGTCGAGTACAAAGAGATAAATATCCGCCCTATTCTCACAAAAGAGATAGATTGCGAGGATTTTGAGAGTTCAGTCTCAAAACTCGATAAAAGCGACATTAAAGAGGCTATAGTGGAAGTCATATTAAAAAATATCACTACTTTACAATCCATCGACATACAAAACTCAGAGATAAAAAAGCTTTTTGCGGACGCTATGAGCGTCTCGGTAAAGCGAGAGTTCAAGCAGACACAGAGACAAACA
Protein-coding regions in this window:
- a CDS encoding metallophosphoesterase family protein, with product MKIVHFSDTHLGFNDLEVLNDENINQREADFYDAFAQVVEQIKEIKPDYIIHTGDLFHRSSPSNRAITFALEQFKIIDSLDIPFILIAGNHSTPRTNLSSPILKIFDNFKNIYAAYNQEYKKIEFEHIIFHALPHMNDETKALSQIELCEESIDKSKKNIMMMHCSVGAFYLMNEFGEWVYPSDKEYIFKMMDYVALGHWHGFGKVGKHENVYYSGSTERTSLNDKRNSKGFAEINLYDELQVEYKEINIRPILTKEIDCEDFESSVSKLDKSDIKEAIVEVILKNITTLQSIDIQNSEIKKLFADAMSVSVKREFKQTQRQTEMMEAEAVSLEEFFLQHIKEEAKGEEFERLKLKVQELFAHYEEVCDDTI
- a CDS encoding cation diffusion facilitator family transporter, which gives rise to MRYSDLKSKKIMFVAMLNIIIVVLEFIFGFISNSLALITDAVHNLGDVLALFVALIASYYALKSATSKMTFGYIRFEMMAAFVNSLFLCITMIYVLYEAAIRFMNPVLIDAKSVIVVASVALVVNSISAYLLRDNPDLHSHEHHHEDLNVKAAYLHMFGDAVISLGVVLGAVMTLYFQVLYIDPLLTFVFGTYILISSFKVLKKSFLSLIDANINGTKEYEELLLSFEEICAVHDIHLTLPSSKDKYFSAHIVLKSSKSLEEIEHLIENIRFSLKENFGVTHVIIQPETTKYMQTNDCYCISH
- a CDS encoding permease → MFEWLENFSYIIVFNILNLEKHSPISEALSFFIYDTLKIFILLISIIYIVTLLRSYFPIEKARAYISGKNKITGHVLAAIFGVITPFCSCSAIPLFLGFLQARIPLGVTFSYLISAPLSDAVVIAMLLSLFGWKIALLYIGIGLFVAIIAGIIIGSMGLEKEVLIEVKPIDEMNYKEDETKFRHRLRESWEYSRDIFKKIYLYVIIGVGIGAFIHGYIPADFIALYAGGDIWYAPIVSVVMGIPMYSNAAGILPLVEVLTSKGMLLGTALSFMMAVVALSLPEAMILKRVLSTKLIAIFFAIVGFEILLVGYLFNAILQ
- a CDS encoding thioredoxin family protein; the encoded protein is MKIEILGTGCAKCKTLEEAAKQAVAKIGGFHSVEKVEDIVKIMNYNVISTPALVVDNVVKSSGKVLSVDEIVKILKES